The following coding sequences lie in one Candidatus Eisenbacteria bacterium genomic window:
- a CDS encoding ATP-binding cassette domain-containing protein: protein MIEFRDVIYSIGDRRILTDVSFVVGAGETRVILGPSGSGKSTILRLLLGLVRPDSGAILIEGEDLTRVREDRLRQVRQMIGMVFQQGALFDSMTVGENVGFSLLEHEHIAEDEVEHQVRDILRQVGLAEDLVDRMPDELSGGMQRRVAIARALAARDPRILLYDEPTTGLDPQAAQRITDLILHLRDQYAKTSLMVTHDIADAYKVGNCITLLHEGRVVFDGEPSELDRAENPVVNEFLAPFRAAVRRVATRSAIVGDATGRTPFSPGGTP from the coding sequence ATGATCGAGTTCCGGGACGTCATCTATTCCATCGGCGACCGACGGATCCTGACGGATGTGTCGTTCGTGGTCGGGGCCGGCGAGACCCGTGTCATCCTGGGTCCGTCCGGTTCGGGCAAGAGCACCATCCTGAGGCTGCTGCTGGGACTCGTGCGGCCCGATTCGGGGGCGATCCTGATCGAGGGAGAGGACCTGACTCGCGTGCGGGAGGACCGTCTCCGGCAGGTGCGTCAGATGATCGGCATGGTCTTCCAGCAGGGGGCGCTCTTCGATTCGATGACCGTGGGCGAGAACGTCGGCTTCTCGCTCCTCGAGCACGAGCACATCGCGGAGGACGAGGTCGAGCACCAAGTCCGGGACATCCTGCGACAGGTGGGCCTGGCCGAGGATCTGGTGGACCGGATGCCGGACGAGCTCTCGGGGGGCATGCAGCGGAGGGTCGCCATCGCGCGGGCGCTGGCCGCGCGCGATCCTCGAATCCTCCTGTACGACGAACCCACGACGGGGCTGGATCCCCAGGCGGCCCAGCGGATCACGGATCTGATCCTCCATCTGCGGGACCAGTATGCGAAGACGTCCCTGATGGTGACGCACGACATCGCCGACGCCTACAAGGTCGGGAACTGCATCACGCTCCTGCACGAAGGGCGCGTGGTGTTCGACGGCGAGCCGTCGGAGCTGGATCGCGCGGAGAACCCGGTGGTGAACGAGTTCCTGGCCCCATTCCGAGCCGCCGTGCGGCGGGTCGCCACGCGCAGCGCGATCGTGGGCGATGCGACGGGACGCACGCCCTTCTCACCGGGAGGAACTCCATGA